In one Pseudomonas fitomaticsae genomic region, the following are encoded:
- a CDS encoding NAD-dependent protein deacetylase — MLDRPLPDPLDFLQQVMADGDFIVLTGAGISTPSGIPDYRDTDGVRRGRQPMMYQEFLAAPESRRRYWARAMLGWPRVRQARPNAAHEALASLQRHGRIGGLITQNVDTLHDQAGSHDVIELHGSLHRVLCLDCGQRSERDSIQHLMETQNPYLAGVDAVQAPDGDTQLDPAFEARFQVPHCPHCAGERMKPDVVFFGENVAQPTAARAMALAENAAGMLVVGSSLMAYSAFRLCRVIADRGKPLIAINLGKTRADELLDLKIEASCEQLLPLLTERLT, encoded by the coding sequence ATGCTCGACCGTCCCCTCCCGGACCCGCTCGACTTTCTGCAACAGGTCATGGCCGACGGCGACTTCATTGTGCTGACCGGCGCCGGCATCAGCACGCCGTCAGGCATCCCGGACTACCGCGACACCGACGGTGTTCGCCGTGGCCGGCAGCCGATGATGTACCAGGAATTCCTCGCCGCCCCGGAATCGCGCCGCCGCTATTGGGCGCGGGCCATGCTTGGCTGGCCACGGGTGCGTCAGGCACGGCCGAACGCCGCCCATGAAGCGCTGGCCAGTCTGCAAAGACACGGGCGGATCGGCGGCCTGATTACCCAGAATGTCGACACCCTGCACGATCAGGCCGGCAGTCACGATGTCATTGAACTGCACGGCAGCCTGCACCGGGTGCTGTGCCTGGATTGCGGCCAGCGCAGCGAGCGGGACTCGATTCAGCACTTGATGGAAACGCAGAACCCCTATCTGGCCGGCGTCGATGCCGTACAGGCACCGGACGGCGACACTCAGCTCGATCCGGCTTTCGAGGCACGCTTCCAAGTGCCGCATTGCCCGCATTGCGCAGGCGAACGGATGAAACCGGACGTGGTGTTTTTTGGAGAAAACGTAGCGCAGCCGACGGCAGCGCGGGCCATGGCACTGGCGGAAAATGCCGCCGGGATGCTGGTGGTGGGTTCGTCGCTGATGGCGTATTCGGCGTTTCGCCTGTGCCGGGTAATTGCGGATCGGGGCAAGCCGCTGATTGCGATCAATCTGGGGAAGACACGGGCGGATGAGTTGCTGGATTTGAAAATTGAAGCGTCGTGCGAACAGCTGCTGCCGCTGCTCACAGAACGCCTGACTTAG
- a CDS encoding class I SAM-dependent methyltransferase: MDEARLNEFMGKLVNDMGGAAMLANVIVGEELGLYRAMADSQPISPESLAAKTTCNPRLVREWLSAHAASGYMEHHDGKFRLPEEQALALAKEDSPVYVAGGLGVVASFFHDKDKLVKAMRGNGALPWGDHHPCMFTGTERFFRPGYKGHLIAEWLPALDGVVAKLEEGAKVADIGCGHGASTVIMAQAYPNSRFVGFDYHAPSITVATQRAEEGGVSNRARFFQGTAKSYPGDDYDLICYFDCLHDMGDPVGAAKHAFESLKDDGTVLLVEPFANDTLDENITPVGRLFYAASTFICTPNSLSQEVGLGLGAQAGESRLRKVFTEAGFKHFRRATQTPFNLILEARK; this comes from the coding sequence ATGGACGAGGCCAGACTCAACGAATTCATGGGCAAACTGGTCAACGACATGGGCGGCGCAGCGATGCTGGCCAATGTCATTGTCGGCGAAGAACTTGGCCTGTATCGGGCAATGGCCGACAGCCAGCCGATCAGCCCCGAATCCCTCGCAGCAAAAACCACCTGCAACCCGCGACTGGTGCGTGAATGGCTGAGTGCCCACGCGGCGTCCGGCTACATGGAACACCACGACGGCAAATTCCGTCTGCCGGAAGAACAGGCGCTGGCCCTGGCCAAGGAGGATTCGCCGGTGTACGTGGCCGGTGGCCTCGGCGTGGTGGCGTCGTTTTTCCATGACAAGGACAAACTGGTCAAAGCCATGCGCGGCAACGGTGCCCTGCCCTGGGGCGATCACCATCCGTGCATGTTCACCGGCACCGAGCGGTTCTTCCGCCCGGGCTACAAGGGGCATCTGATCGCCGAATGGCTGCCGGCGCTGGACGGTGTGGTGGCCAAACTCGAAGAAGGCGCCAAGGTTGCCGACATCGGCTGCGGCCACGGCGCTTCCACGGTAATCATGGCCCAGGCGTATCCCAACTCGCGGTTCGTCGGCTTCGACTATCACGCGCCTTCGATCACCGTCGCCACCCAGCGGGCCGAAGAAGGCGGCGTCAGCAATCGCGCGCGGTTCTTCCAGGGCACGGCGAAAAGCTATCCGGGCGATGACTATGACCTGATCTGCTATTTCGATTGCCTGCACGACATGGGCGACCCGGTCGGCGCGGCGAAACATGCCTTTGAATCCCTGAAAGACGACGGCACGGTGCTGCTGGTCGAGCCGTTCGCCAACGACACCCTGGACGAAAACATCACACCGGTCGGGCGCTTGTTCTATGCCGCGTCGACATTCATCTGCACGCCAAATTCGCTGTCCCAGGAAGTGGGGCTCGGCCTCGGTGCGCAGGCCGGCGAGTCGCGCTTGCGCAAGGTATTCACGGAAGCGGGCTTCAAACACTTCCGGCGGGCGACGCAGACGCCGTTCAACCTGATTCTGGAGGCACGCAAGTAA
- a CDS encoding HvfB family MNIO-type RiPP peptide maturase, with product MQTPHPTLQASVGLGLRRGLMKDLQAARTGDFDFLEVAPENWIGVGGAHGAALRELAERYPLSCHGLSLSLGGPAPLDVGFLREVRTFLDHHQVPLYSEHLSYCSDDGHLYDLLPLPFTEEAVHHVAARIRQAQDILCRRLAVENVSYYAAPRQDMDEVTFTNAVLREADCDLLLDVNNVYVNSINHGFDPQTFLAAIEPGRVVGMHVAGHFDESDTLKIDTHGASVKPVVWALLADAYARFGAQPTLLERDFNFPAFSELVAELQTIRRLQTEGASRG from the coding sequence ATGCAGACTCCCCACCCCACCTTGCAGGCCAGCGTCGGGCTCGGCCTGCGTCGCGGCCTGATGAAAGACCTGCAAGCCGCCCGCACCGGCGATTTCGACTTTCTGGAAGTCGCCCCGGAAAACTGGATCGGCGTCGGCGGTGCCCATGGCGCCGCGCTGCGCGAGTTGGCCGAGCGTTATCCATTGTCCTGTCACGGACTGTCGTTGTCGCTCGGTGGCCCGGCGCCGCTGGACGTCGGTTTTCTCCGGGAAGTGCGGACCTTTCTCGATCATCACCAAGTGCCGCTGTACAGCGAACACCTGAGTTATTGCAGCGACGACGGTCACCTCTACGACCTGTTGCCGCTGCCGTTCACCGAAGAGGCGGTGCACCACGTCGCGGCACGGATCCGCCAGGCCCAGGACATTCTCTGTCGGCGCCTGGCGGTGGAAAACGTTTCCTACTACGCCGCACCCCGGCAGGACATGGACGAAGTGACCTTCACCAACGCCGTGCTGCGCGAGGCCGATTGCGACCTGCTGCTGGATGTGAACAACGTCTACGTCAACTCGATCAACCACGGTTTCGATCCGCAGACATTTCTGGCCGCCATCGAGCCGGGCCGGGTGGTCGGCATGCATGTGGCGGGGCACTTTGATGAGTCCGACACGCTGAAAATCGATACCCACGGCGCCTCGGTCAAACCGGTGGTCTGGGCGTTGCTGGCCGACGCTTATGCCCGATTCGGCGCGCAGCCGACCTTGCTGGAGCGGGATTTCAATTTTCCGGCGTTTTCTGAACTGGTGGCCGAGTTGCAAACCATCCGCCGCCTGCAAACCGAAGGAGCCTCGCGTGGATAA
- a CDS encoding HvfC family RiPP maturation protein — MDNLLLQQQALTRYLRDPEHEAPPADMNAARVNVYRDLVFNNVSQLLGSTFPVLIRIIGQERWRTLIRGFLRDYRAQTPKFGEIAEEFVGYLASEPAVLSEGDWPAFLVELAHYEWVEMVLQQSDAEPLPASDPVRLLERPLQVSALAWPLAYTWPVQMLGPDHQPVTPPAQPTLLLVRRTTDWSVKFSELSPLAWRLLQRIEEFPLLSGREQLQGLGLETGLPATVSFMDSGLALLQQLHEDGVIGIN, encoded by the coding sequence GTGGATAATCTTCTGCTGCAACAACAGGCCCTGACCCGCTATTTGCGCGATCCAGAGCATGAAGCGCCACCCGCCGACATGAACGCGGCACGGGTCAATGTCTATCGCGACCTGGTGTTCAACAACGTCTCGCAACTGCTGGGCAGCACATTTCCGGTGCTGATCCGGATCATCGGCCAGGAACGCTGGCGCACATTGATTCGTGGCTTCCTGCGGGACTACCGCGCGCAGACGCCGAAATTCGGTGAGATCGCCGAGGAGTTTGTCGGTTACCTCGCCTCGGAACCTGCCGTGTTGAGCGAAGGCGACTGGCCGGCGTTTCTGGTGGAGCTGGCGCATTACGAGTGGGTGGAAATGGTGTTGCAGCAGTCCGACGCAGAACCTTTGCCCGCGAGTGATCCGGTGCGATTGCTGGAGCGGCCGTTGCAGGTTTCGGCACTGGCCTGGCCATTGGCGTACACCTGGCCGGTGCAGATGCTCGGGCCGGACCATCAACCGGTCACGCCACCGGCCCAGCCGACGCTTTTGCTGGTACGGCGCACGACGGACTGGAGTGTGAAGTTTTCCGAGTTGAGCCCGCTGGCGTGGCGGTTGTTGCAGCGGATCGAGGAATTCCCGTTGCTGAGCGGTCGTGAGCAACTGCAAGGCTTGGGATTGGAGACGGGGTTGCCGGCAACGGTGTCATTCATGGACAGCGGTCTGGCGTTGTTGCAGCAACTGCATGAGGACGGAGTGATCGGCATCAACTGA
- a CDS encoding ATP-binding protein produces the protein MNVALRWPRTLASRLSLIFLIGLILAQALSFGAQYYERYESAKNTMLGNLETDVSTSIAILDRLPAEERPMWLKRLARKNYGYLLSEGEPGTPLDPRDVPIAVTSITDAIGEAYPLTFTDIPGPKKHFQGHLRLSDGSPVTIDVRPSMVPLSPWLPVVLLGQLALMLACTWLAVRIAIRPLTRLANAVETLDPNAHPINLDEKGPNEVAYAARAFNSMQARIAAYLKERMQLLAAISHDLQTPITRMKLRAEFMDDSAEKDKLWNDLGEMEHLVREGVAYARSIHGSTEESRRTNLDSFLDSLVFDYQDMGKEVQLSGKSEAVIDTRPHALRRVLVNLTDNALKFAGAAELLIQRDKAGLSIKVMDRGPGIAEEELAQVMEPFYRVENSRNRSTGGTGLGLAIAQQLAMALGGSLTLSNRDGGGLCAELKLPLQA, from the coding sequence ATGAATGTCGCCCTGCGCTGGCCGCGCACCCTCGCCTCCCGCTTGTCGCTGATTTTCCTGATCGGCCTGATCCTCGCTCAGGCGCTGTCGTTCGGTGCGCAATATTACGAACGCTACGAAAGCGCGAAGAACACCATGCTCGGCAACCTCGAAACCGACGTCTCGACCTCGATTGCCATCCTCGACCGCCTGCCCGCCGAAGAGCGCCCGATGTGGCTCAAGCGCCTGGCCCGCAAGAATTACGGCTATCTGCTGAGCGAGGGTGAACCGGGCACACCGCTGGATCCGCGGGACGTGCCGATTGCCGTCACCTCGATCACCGATGCGATCGGCGAAGCGTACCCGCTGACCTTCACCGACATTCCCGGCCCGAAAAAACACTTTCAGGGCCACCTGCGCCTGAGCGACGGCAGCCCGGTGACCATCGATGTACGTCCGTCGATGGTGCCGCTGTCGCCGTGGTTGCCGGTGGTGTTGCTCGGGCAACTGGCGCTGATGCTCGCCTGCACCTGGCTGGCGGTGCGCATCGCCATCCGCCCCCTCACCCGCCTCGCCAACGCGGTGGAAACCCTCGACCCCAACGCCCACCCGATCAACCTCGATGAAAAGGGCCCGAACGAAGTGGCCTACGCCGCCCGCGCCTTCAACTCGATGCAGGCGCGTATCGCCGCGTACCTGAAAGAGCGCATGCAACTGCTGGCGGCGATTTCCCACGACCTGCAAACCCCGATCACCCGCATGAAACTGCGAGCGGAGTTCATGGACGATTCGGCCGAGAAAGACAAACTGTGGAACGACCTCGGCGAGATGGAACATCTGGTGCGCGAGGGCGTGGCCTACGCCCGCAGCATCCACGGCTCGACTGAAGAAAGTCGGCGCACCAATCTGGACTCGTTCCTCGACAGCCTGGTGTTCGACTATCAGGACATGGGCAAGGAAGTGCAATTGAGCGGTAAAAGCGAGGCGGTCATCGACACCCGCCCCCACGCGTTGCGCCGGGTTCTGGTCAACCTGACCGACAACGCGCTGAAGTTCGCCGGCGCAGCCGAGTTGCTGATTCAGCGCGACAAGGCCGGCCTGTCGATCAAGGTCATGGATCGCGGCCCGGGCATCGCCGAAGAAGAACTGGCCCAGGTGATGGAGCCGTTCTACCGCGTGGAAAACTCGCGCAACCGAAGCACCGGCGGCACCGGGCTGGGGCTGGCGATTGCCCAGCAACTGGCGATGGCGCTGGGTGGTTCGCTGACGCTGAGCAATCGCGACGGTGGCGGATTGTGTGCGGAGCTGAAACTGCCGCTACAGGCCTGA
- a CDS encoding response regulator: protein MEHVDHILIVDDDREIRELVGNYLKKNGLRTTVVADGRQMRSFLEANTVDLIVLDIMMPGDDGLLLCRELRSGKHKATPILMLTARNDETDRILGLEMGADDYLTKPFAARELLARINAVLRRTRMLPPNLVVTESGRLLAFGRWQLDTSARHLLDTDGTMVALSGAEYRLLRVFLDHPQRVLSRDQLLNLTQGRDADLFDRSIDLLVSRLRQRLLDDAREPAYIKTVRSEGYVFSLPVEVLGAPA from the coding sequence ATGGAACATGTCGATCACATCCTGATCGTCGACGACGACCGCGAGATTCGCGAACTGGTCGGCAATTACCTTAAGAAGAACGGCCTGCGCACCACAGTGGTTGCCGATGGCCGACAGATGCGCAGTTTTCTGGAAGCCAACACCGTCGACCTGATCGTGCTCGACATCATGATGCCCGGCGACGATGGCCTGCTGCTGTGCCGTGAATTACGCTCGGGCAAACACAAGGCCACGCCGATCCTGATGCTCACCGCGCGCAATGATGAAACCGACCGCATCCTCGGCCTGGAAATGGGCGCCGACGACTACCTGACCAAACCCTTCGCCGCCCGCGAGCTGCTGGCGCGAATCAATGCCGTGCTGCGCCGCACACGGATGCTGCCGCCGAATCTGGTGGTGACTGAAAGTGGTCGGCTGCTGGCATTCGGTCGCTGGCAGCTCGACACCTCGGCCCGACATCTGCTGGACACCGACGGCACCATGGTCGCGCTCAGTGGCGCGGAATACCGTTTGCTGCGGGTGTTCCTCGACCATCCGCAACGGGTGCTGAGCCGCGATCAATTGCTCAACCTGACTCAGGGCCGCGACGCCGATCTGTTCGACCGTTCCATCGATCTGCTGGTCAGCCGTCTGCGCCAGCGCCTGCTGGATGACGCCCGCGAACCGGCCTATATCAAGACCGTGCGCAGCGAAGGTTATGTGTTCTCGCTGCCGGTCGAAGTCCTCGGAGCCCCCGCATGA
- a CDS encoding DUF2790 domain-containing protein — protein MNTKTKSIAAACLFAALNICTLSARAEADVTPQTYSYGSHLDIQKVVSLKQDNSMTCGIVDARLTYLDSAGKTQVLDYRKFADGCNEDN, from the coding sequence ATGAACACCAAGACCAAATCGATCGCCGCCGCTTGCCTGTTTGCCGCTTTGAACATCTGCACCCTGTCGGCCCGCGCCGAAGCCGATGTCACCCCGCAAACCTACTCCTACGGCAGCCACCTGGACATCCAGAAAGTGGTGTCGCTGAAACAGGACAACTCGATGACCTGCGGCATCGTCGACGCCCGCCTGACTTACCTCGATTCGGCCGGCAAGACCCAGGTGCTCGACTACCGCAAATTCGCCGACGGCTGCAACGAAGACAACTGA
- a CDS encoding cytochrome c biogenesis protein DipZ codes for MFLIAFLGGLLTVLSPCILPVVPFLFAGADRTRSSILLTLGGMALTFALISSLAVVSSEWVIQASNTGRHIALAVMVLFALSLISARIGDWLARPFVLLGNRLDPDSRKKAGPMASIMIGVATGLLWAPCAGPILGVILTGAMLQGANAQTSLLLLAYGAGSALSLGTLIFAGRGLVNRLKPSIPFTGWFRRGAGVAVLATAAVIATGADNLLLANTSSQGVASVEKSVLENVPKVVDYFVSKVRADSTEDEAGKGAMPSLSGAVQWLNSPELTAESLRGKVVLVDFWTYDCINCQHTLPYVKEWEKKYGKDGLVVIGVHTPEYGYERIIDNVKDQVKKLGITYPVAIDNNYAIWRNFDNQYWPAHYLVDAKGQVRYTHFGEGSYQAQEQMIQQLLKEARAPAA; via the coding sequence ATGTTTCTCATCGCTTTCCTGGGCGGTCTGTTGACTGTCCTCAGTCCGTGCATTTTGCCGGTAGTGCCGTTTCTGTTCGCCGGTGCCGACCGCACCCGTTCTTCGATCCTGCTGACCCTCGGCGGCATGGCCCTGACCTTTGCCCTGATCTCCAGCCTGGCGGTGGTCAGCAGCGAGTGGGTGATTCAGGCCAGCAACACCGGTCGCCACATCGCACTGGCGGTGATGGTGCTGTTTGCGCTGTCGCTGATTTCCGCGCGCATCGGTGACTGGCTGGCCCGGCCCTTCGTGCTGCTGGGCAATCGCCTCGACCCTGACAGCCGGAAAAAGGCCGGCCCGATGGCGTCGATCATGATCGGCGTGGCCACCGGTCTGTTGTGGGCGCCGTGCGCCGGCCCGATTCTGGGCGTGATCCTCACCGGCGCCATGCTGCAAGGCGCCAATGCCCAGACCAGCCTGTTGCTGCTGGCCTACGGTGCGGGCAGTGCGCTGTCGCTGGGGACGCTGATCTTCGCCGGTCGCGGCCTGGTCAACCGGCTGAAACCGTCGATTCCGTTTACCGGCTGGTTCCGTCGCGGTGCGGGTGTCGCGGTGCTGGCGACGGCGGCGGTAATCGCTACCGGTGCCGACAACCTGCTGCTGGCCAACACCTCCTCCCAAGGCGTGGCGTCGGTCGAGAAAAGCGTGCTGGAAAACGTGCCGAAGGTGGTGGACTACTTCGTCAGCAAAGTCCGTGCGGACTCGACCGAAGACGAGGCCGGCAAGGGCGCGATGCCGTCGCTGTCCGGCGCGGTGCAGTGGCTGAACTCACCGGAACTGACGGCTGAGTCCCTGCGCGGCAAAGTGGTGCTGGTGGACTTCTGGACCTACGACTGCATCAACTGCCAGCACACCCTGCCGTATGTGAAGGAGTGGGAGAAAAAGTACGGCAAGGACGGCCTGGTGGTGATCGGCGTACACACCCCGGAATACGGCTACGAGCGGATCATCGACAACGTCAAGGATCAGGTGAAGAAGCTCGGCATCACCTACCCGGTGGCCATCGACAACAACTACGCGATCTGGCGCAACTTCGATAACCAGTACTGGCCGGCGCATTACCTGGTCGACGCCAAGGGTCAGGTGCGTTACACCCACTTCGGCGAGGGCAGTTATCAGGCGCAGGAGCAGATGATTCAACAGCTGCTCAAAGAGGCCAGGGCGCCTGCTGCGTAA